A stretch of Channa argus isolate prfri chromosome 16, Channa argus male v1.0, whole genome shotgun sequence DNA encodes these proteins:
- the acyp1 gene encoding acylphosphatase-1 isoform X1, with protein sequence MLENPPQSARVIDLTLPNRIQPYLSIFRFTMSSEDLISVDYEIFGRVQGVFFRKYTQAEGKKLGLVGWVQNSSTGTVQGQLQGPHSKVKEMQEWLKSTGSPKSHITKAEFRNERTVTSLEHSSFNIVK encoded by the exons ATGCTTGAAAACCCACCTCAGTCCGCGCGGGTGATTGATTTAACGCTCCCCAACAGGATTCAG CCTTACTTGTCCATTTTTAGGTTCACTATGTCCAGTGAAGACCTAATTTCAGTGGATTATGAAATTTTCGGCAGAGTGCAAGGTGTATTTTTTCGCAAGTACACTCAA gCAGAAGGGAAGAAGCTTGGCCTGGTTGGCTGGGTCCAAAATTCAAGTACAGGAACTGTTCAGGGGCAGCTACAGGGCCCACAcagcaaagtaaaagaaatgcaAGAATGGCTAAAGTCTACTGGAAGCCCCAAGTCACACATAACCAAGGCGGAGTTTAGGAATGAGAGAACAGTTACCAGCCTAGAACACTCATCATTTAacatagtaaagtaa
- the acyp1 gene encoding acylphosphatase-1 isoform X2 encodes MSSEDLISVDYEIFGRVQGVFFRKYTQAEGKKLGLVGWVQNSSTGTVQGQLQGPHSKVKEMQEWLKSTGSPKSHITKAEFRNERTVTSLEHSSFNIVK; translated from the exons ATGTCCAGTGAAGACCTAATTTCAGTGGATTATGAAATTTTCGGCAGAGTGCAAGGTGTATTTTTTCGCAAGTACACTCAA gCAGAAGGGAAGAAGCTTGGCCTGGTTGGCTGGGTCCAAAATTCAAGTACAGGAACTGTTCAGGGGCAGCTACAGGGCCCACAcagcaaagtaaaagaaatgcaAGAATGGCTAAAGTCTACTGGAAGCCCCAAGTCACACATAACCAAGGCGGAGTTTAGGAATGAGAGAACAGTTACCAGCCTAGAACACTCATCATTTAacatagtaaagtaa
- the LOC137101605 gene encoding serine/threonine-protein kinase Nek9, whose protein sequence is MSLEDYERHFDSLNSELGGGSVVSERSASSTFNGEEEKLHYIPIRILGRGAFGEAILYRRTEDNSLVVWKEVELNSLSEKERRDVMNEISILSILEHNNIIAYFNHFMDKNTLLIELEYCNGGNLYDKIIQQRGKLFSEEVVIWYLYQIASAVAHIHKAGILHRDIKTLNIFLTKTDLIKLGDYGLAKKLDSEFSMAETCVGTPYYMSPELCQGAKYNFKSDIWAMGCVLFEVLTLTRTFDATNPLNLCVKIVQGNWTMEMDSDVYSPALIKLVYECLDQDPAKRPTAEQILEQPYISSCRQELDERVALLNSAMRKPKLNTVTETPVAVVTTRSREVYFWGGGKFTPQKLDTFKGGSSAQHVCAGESHFAVVTVEKELYTWANVQGGAKMVGQLGHGDQSSYRQPKKVEKLQGKAVRQVACGADFTACVTDEDQMYMFGSDYYGCIGVEGELGMEVLEPVLLEFFEERPVRQVSCGDNHVVVLTHSGEIFSWGCGEYGRLGLECEDDFSSPMQVEIPKGATISSVSCGSDGTFFLTETGKVLACGNNEFNKLCLNQAFSGLKNHPGEGYQGTPYITTLTLVKQLSRFKIQVIAPGKTHTAAIDERGHLITFGCNKYGQLGVKDFRKHQRVQVLVGPFGGKMVTKVSCGDDFTITATEDNQIFAWGNAGNGRLGMPADKGFGSEVCPAMPRPIFGSLHHVPDLSCRGWHTIIIMEKVLNSKTIRSNSSGLSVGSGLSQEASRSTVDMELEPGSETGSRDRGLGGTLEVNTEECLLDTPLMSMANQTGDSSCPLWLRKELEDAEFIPMTQESEPSTPDPLSTFTESVTLPYEELKELKAVAAAVSSKKGLSTKRMSCDDFNGVKEAQVCKKGELGVCCSASSEVTQLRETVARQEMRIQMLEKQVSEQQNENERLWAAINRSVLQKTECDSNGNHHSDCMPGDGSGRGGGFTNHGSRSAGASV, encoded by the exons ATGTCACTGGAGGACTATGAAAGACATTTTGACTCGCTAAATTCAGAATTGGGCGGTGGATCTGTGGTCAGTGAGCGATCCGCGTCGAGCACATTTAATGGCGAGGAAGAAAAGTTGCATTACATTCCGATCCGGATCCTCGGGAGGGGGGCGTTTGGTGAAGCAATCCTTTACCGAAGAACAGAG GACAACTCTCTGGTGGTATGGAAGGAGGTGGAGCTGAACTCACTCTCAGAAAAGGAGCGCAGAGATGTCATGAATGAAATAAGCATCCTCTCCATTCTGGAGCACAACAACATCATAGCCTACTTCAATCACTTCATGGATAAAAACACTCTGCTCATTGAATTGGAGTATTGTAATG GAGGAAATCTGTATGATAAAATCATCCAACAAAGAGGGAAACTCTTCAGTGAAGAG GTGGTGATATGGTATCTCTACCAAATCGCTTCAGCAGTGGCCCACATTCACAAGGCTGGAATATTACACAG AGATATCAAAACTCTGAACATTTTTTTGACAAAGACGGACCTCATTAAATTGGGTGACTATGGACTTGCAAAGAAGCTGGACTCTGAGTTTTCGATGGCAGAGACT TGTGTGGGAACTCCATATTACATGTCACCTGAATTGTGCCAGGGTGCGAAGTACAACTTCAAATCAGACATCTGGGCCATGGGTTGTGTACTATTTGAAGTCTTAACTCTCACAAGAACATTTGATGCAACG AACCCTCTGAATCTCTGTGTAAAAATAGTCCAGGGAAATTGGACAATGGAAATGGACTCAGATGTTTATTCACCTGCACTAATAAAGCTAGTGTATGAGTGCCTCGATCAA GATCCTGCAAAGAGGCCTACTGCTGAGCAGATTCTGGAGCAGCCATATATCTCCTCCTGCCGACA GGAGCTTGATGAGCGAGTTGCCTTGCTGAACTCTGCCATGAGGAAACCAAA ATTGAATACTGTGACAGAGACCCCTGTTGCTGTTGTGACCACACGCTCAAGGGAGGTGTACTTCTGGGGGGGAGGGAAGTTCACCCCCCAGAAATTGGACACATTTAAAGGGGGCAGCAGTGCTCAACATGTGTGTGCAGGAGAGAGTCACTTTGCAGTGGTGACAGTGGAGAAGGAGCTGTATACTTGGGCT AATGTTCAAGGTGGAGCCAAGATGGTGGGGCAGCTGGGGCATGGTGACCAGTCCTCGTACCGGCAGCCCAAGAAAGTGGAGAAGCTTCAGGGGAAGGCCGTTCGACAGGTGGCGTGTGGGGCTGACTTCACTGCCTGTGTCACCG ATGAGGACCAGATGTACATGTTTGGTTCAGACTATTATGGCTGCATTGGAGTGGAGGGTGAGCTTGGCATGGAGGTTTTGGAGCCTGTACTTCTGGAGTTTTTTGAGGAGCGGCCTGTTCGTCAGGTTTCTTGTGGTGACAACCATGTTGTGGTCCTGACTCACAGTGGGGAGATCTTCTCCTGGGGCTGCGGAGAGTATG GTCGCCTCGGCCTGGAATGTGAGGATGACTTCTCTTCTCCGATGCAA GTTGAAATCCCTAAAGGCGCCACCATCTCTTCAGTATCATGTGGCAGTGATGGAACTTTCTTTTTGACAGAAACCGGCAAAGTGTTGGCGTGTGGAAACAATGAATTTAATAAACTGTGTCTTAACCAGGCATTTTCCGGTCTCAAAAACCACCCTGGAGAG GGTTACCAGGGGACCCCGTACATCACCACACTGACCTTGGTAAAGCAGCTTTCACGGTTCAAGATCCAGGTTATAGCTCCAGGGAAAACGCACACAGCAGCAATTGATG AACGTGGTCATCTGATTACCTTTGGTTGCAACAAATATGGGCAGCTGGGTGTGAAGGATTTTAGGAAACACCAACGTGTCCAAGTCCTTGTTGGACCTTTTGGAGGAAAGATGGTGACCAAAGTGTCTTGTGGAGATGATTTCACCATTACTGCCACTGAGG ACAATCAGATCTTTGCATGGGGAAATGCAGGCAACGGGAGACTTGGGATGCCTGCTGATAAAGGTTTTGGTTCTGAGGTTTGCCCTGCTATGCCAAGGCCCATCTTTGGTTCTCTTCACCATGTACCAGATCTCTCTTGCCGTGGCTGGCACACCATTATCATAATGG AAAAGGTGCTTAACTCCAAAACTATTCGCTCAAACAGCAGTGGACTATCAGTTGGAAGTG gACTGAGCCAGGAGGCATCTAGATCTACTGTGGATATGGAGTTGGAGCCTGGTTCTGAAACAGGAAGTCGTGATAGGGGTCTTGGGGGTACACTGGAAGTCAACACAGAGGAATGTCTTTTGGATACCCCATTGATGTCAATGGCAAATCAGACTGGTGACAGCTCCTGCCCTCTATGGCTTAGAAAG GAACTTGAAGATGCAGAGTTCATCCCAATGACACAAGAGTCGGAGCCATCGACTCCTGATCCGCTCTCTACTTTTACAGAGAGTGTCACTCTGCCCTATGAAGAGCTGAAAGAACTGAAGGCTGTGGCAGCAGCTGTCAGCAGTAAGAAAGGCTTATCG ACTAAACGAATGAGCTGTGACGACTTTAATGGGGTGAAAGAGGCTCAAGTCTGCAAAAAAGGAGAACTGGGTGTATGCTGCAGTGCAAGTAGTGAGGTCACACAG ctgCGAGAGACAGTCGCCCGTCAAGAGATGAGAATTCAGATGCTTGAAAAGCAG GTCAGTGAACAGCAAAATGAGAATGAGAGACTTTGGGCAGCAATTAATCGTTCAGTGCTACAGAAAACAGAATGCGACAGTAATGGAAACCATCACTCTGATTGTATGCCTGGGGATGGGagtggaagaggaggtggaTTCACAAACCATGGGAGCAGATCTGCAGGGGCAAGTGTGTGA
- the LOC137101914 gene encoding CD209 antigen-like protein E, translated as MISNDYSTDGASLYRSTRSIGSTDMVKVGSRRFSLYTLVIACLGLLNIVLLITAVAIGIYCGIVSEESTPHQITAQTLFIEVKQLQTLKSEVIKAHEEAKQALQKETRSHQLLKVQLEQNKTLSDTLQGQLEKLLGMRTTLMSNTSDIRESCGQCLSGWVLINSTCYFHAKSSPETLKSWADSKADCISRGARLVVIDNWEEQLNIFENLPKTDSNVRPWWRRTGSIWIGLTDAETEGTWVWVNNVTLGDGRYWIQGEPNNHGDNENCGAFLKIDDPRKSWFDSNCQDKKEWLCEMQPN; from the exons ATGATTTCAAATGACTACAGCACAGATGGAGCATCTTTATACCGTAGTACAAGAAGCATAG GCTCTACAGACATGGTCAAAGTTGGGTCCAGAAGGTTTTCACTCTATACACTGGTTATTGCGTGTTTAGGACTGCTGAACATTGTTCTGCTGATAACTGCTGTTGCTATCGGGATTTACT GTGGCATAGTCAGTGAGGAATCTACCCCTCATCAAATAACTGCACAAACCCTCTTCATTGAGGTGAAACAACTTCAGACGCTGAAAAGTGAAGTTATCAAAGCTCATGAAGAGGCCAAACAAGCATTACAGAAAGAGACCAGGAGCCATCAGCTATTGAAAGTACAGTTAGAGCAGAACAAGACCCTCAGTGACACCCTTCAGGGGCAGCTTGAGAAACTACTTGGGATGAGAACAACACTTATGTCCAATACATCTGATATTC GAGAAAGTTGTGGACAATGCCTCTCAGGATGGGTTTTAATAAATTCAACATGCTACTTTCATGCTAAATCATCACCAGAAACCTTAAAGAGCTGGGCAGACAGTAAAGCAGACTGTATCAGTCGTGGAGCAAGATTGGTAGTGATTGATAACTGGGAGGAGCAG cttaatatttttgaaaatctaCCAAAAACTGATTCGAACGTTCGACCGTGGTGGCGCAGAACTGGGTCAATTTGGATTGGTCTTACAGATGCTGAAACAGAAGGCACTTGGGTGTGGGTAAACAATGTGACTCTAGGAGATGGAAG GTACTGGATACAAGGGGAGCCCAACAACCACGGAGACAATGAGAACTGTGGAGCATTCCTGAAAATAGACGACCCTAGGAAGTCATGGTTTGATTCAAACTGCCAAGATAAGAAGGAATGGTTATGTGAAATGCAACCCAACTAG